The following are from one region of the Magallana gigas chromosome 6, xbMagGiga1.1, whole genome shotgun sequence genome:
- the LOC105332126 gene encoding post-GPI attachment to proteins factor 4, which translates to MRPFKILILQLLLFVTTFILVIPPLCIKLPFSKFYYVYNKKDDISKKAELLNTKRYDKSLAYFGALQPDSSKQFYLNMEKSGQLDLVVTIVSVKRKDHENLGYLTQAVARMDKLLKEDTFFKRKFLFICNVDQNPYGHEEAKKLEKYIPVTHRFLNFTTYLEKSPHKSLYQQHSFDTYQKETIDYMFCLELAHSMNPDYVLMMEDDTLPLPQSLEVVNFKVKWLTSFRNPPIKDFAYIKLYYPPKWQGFANEVKRILEVVAIGMVGTGCFVLVFAFRKKRSVQHLFAVFGAIYFVLISLLLDRQNILELRRLASQFYSLNISPGCCTPAMFYPKWVIPELLKYLAGANNKYHTDIAIYNFITSQNLTAYQIEPNLFVHIGMYTSIHKNSRKDPQEFIFFGT; encoded by the coding sequence ATGAGGCCATTCAAAATCCTCATCTTACAGCTCCTTCTATTTGTGACCACCTTCATATTGGTAATCCCTCCTTTGTGTATCAAATTGCCATTCTCCAAATTTTACTATGTATACAACAAAAAGGATGATATCTCAAAGAAAGCAGAATTACTCAATACAAAGCGATATGATAAGTCTCTCGCATATTTTGGTGCATTGCAACCAGATTCATCCAAGCAATTCTACCTTAATATGGAGAAATCGGGTCAACTTGACCTAGTTGTTACTATTGTGAGTGTAAAGAGAAAGGATCATGAAAACTTAGGGTATCTTACTCAGGCTGTGGCAAGAATGGATAAATTATTGAAAGAAGATACTTTTTTCAAACGAAAATTCTTGTTTATATGCAACGTTGATCAAAATCCGTATGGCCACGAAGAAGCAAAGAAACTAGAAAAGTATATACCAGTGACACATCGCTTTCTTAATTTTACAACATATCTAGAAAAGAGTCCTCACAAGTCTTTGTACCAACAACACAGTTTTGATACTTACCAAAAGGAAACCATAGACTACATGTTCTGTTTAGAATTGGCACATTCCATGAATCCAGATTATGTGTTGATGATGGAGGATGATACTCTACCTCTCCCACAGTCACTGGAAGTTGTAAACTTTAAAGTAAAGTGGCTTACTTCATTCCGAAATCCTCCCATTAAAGATTTTGCTTACATTAAGCTTTACTATCCACCTAAGTGGCAAGGATTTGCCAATGAAGTGAAAAGAATTTTGGAAGTTGTGGCAATTGGAATGGTTGGAACGGGGTgctttgttttggtttttgcCTTTAGGAAAAAGAGATCTGTTCAGcatttatttgcagtttttggtgccatttattttgtattaatttctCTGCTGTTAGACCGTCAAAATATTCTTGAGTTGCGCAGATTAGCTTCTCAGTTTTACTCCCTCAACATATCACCTGGGTGCTGCACACCAGCCATGTTTTATCCCAAATGGGTCATTCCTGAATTGTTGAAGTACTTAGCTGGTGCAAATAATAAGTATCATACAGACATAGCAATTTATAATTTCATCACTAGTCAAAATCTTACAGCATATCAAATAGAGCCAAACTTGTTTGTACATATAGGTATGTACACCTCTATTCATAAAAATTCTCGAAAGGATCCACAAGAGTTCATATTTTTTGGTACTTGA
- the LOC105332123 gene encoding ATP-binding cassette sub-family C member 10 → MDFWEEICRPHLDTLPWYGQDFGFCFEELVVILPPHVILLTVSVYHIAIARGASIDSHVYPFPAALKLRFLCSLLLMLSAIAAPTLTRVLTGNLLSAVDIVISGAVSICWFIHSFYVWNLKYFIWRTYRGPLINILTYTLTFISAGFLLHTAILSWIHRPVLFNPYFCVCVFVYFGLHCVYLLSLLPNSQGGIKVQLHSHNLNINTLEEESEESLLGSSRTNYGAITRDHNLLVGEDNKSWISRITFNWVNPLMLKGSKHDIYTADDLFKLPHRLNTNDIEKKISLKLDATSNSINQEEKERNTNGNLLGNDSGIPDVKIKSKSAERTLLKALNSIFGWEYYSLGLLKLTADLAGFAGPILLNLLVSYVENKNEPELHGVYYALGLLLSTFIGSICSTQFDYNMQVVGLKIRCSIITTVYRKALRVSSVSSSKFCTGEIVNFMSTDTDRVVNFCPSFHAFWSLPFQVGVSLYLLHMQVGLAFLAGLGFAILLIPINKWLASKIGQLSTEMMLQKDSRVKLMTEILRGIRVVKLYAWEDTFQTKIEKLRSAELKSLKGRKYLDAMCVYFWATTPVLISILTFTTYSLLGNTLTAAKVFTSLSLFLMLISPLNAFPWVLNGLMEAWVSLKRLQSFVSLSEVDLSSYYSQDDNYRGKKVLSIRNGTFSWEEEPNTMQSVNSIESRNDNQDEESKGALLLKNINLQVEKGQFIGVVGKVGSGKSSLLNAILAEMQRIGGQIWIRNLEEGFALVSQESWIQQCTIRDNILFGKPCDYRRYEKVLEASTLADDLKVFSAGDKTMVGENGVTLSGGQKARVALARALYQDKDVYLLDDPLAAVDAYVAQQLYDKCIMGMLRRKTRILCTHHIKFLAAADVVVVMEDGRISMIGSPSDVLDEDFLTENKVTDQVTEESVGASDVTEEEMEDEQVEEEGMEKGVLSLSVYKAYWSAVGVCLAPSVLTALFLMQASRNVNDWWLSYWVSHSHGASNSSANHTGNTTDADDIQFYLTVYGALAGANSLFTLMRAFLFAYGGICAAQYLHTKLLSVILKAPVSFFDTNPMGRIINRFSSDLYTIDDSLPFILNIFLAQLFGILGTVVVICYGLPWFTLLLLPLGVVYYKIQHYYRHTSREVKRISSVSLSPVYAHFSETVTGLTTIRAFRENDRFRKENLEKLDLNLRAQYSGQAVASWLGFRLQMMGVVMVTGIAFISVLQHQFQAVNAGLVGLALSYALSVTSLLSGVVSSFTETEKQLVSVERAQQYLNIPSENLQGSLLVSPFWPTIGVVSFRNVYLRYRRDLSDALCGVTFCTQPREKVGIVGRTGSGKSSLFLALFRIVEIHQGDIKVDGNCIKYLDLKDIRSRFAVIPQDPFLFSGSVRENLDPASVYGDEEIWNSLGRCHLVSAVEKLGGLEADVGERGKMFSVGQKQLMCLARAILTKTKILCIDEATASVDMKTDALIQDTIREEFKDSTVLTIAHRLDTIMDSDRVLVMKEGKVAEFNSPSVLLKDSHSLFSKLVSGKN, encoded by the exons ATGGATTTTTGGGAGGAAATTTGCAGACCTCACCTAGACACATTACCCTGGTATGGCCAGGATTTTGGATTCTGTTTTGAAGAGCTAGTGGTGATTTTACCTCCTCACGTCATTCTGTTAACTGTCAGTGTCTATCATATAGCGATTGCCAGAGGAGCAAGCATCGACAGCCATGTATACCCATTTCCTGCAGCACTGAAGCTGAGATTTTTATGTTCGTTATTATTAATGTTATCGGCCATTGCTGCTCCAACATTGACGAGAGTATTGACTGGAAATTTACTCAGTGCTGTAGACATTGTTATCTCAGGTGCTGTTTCCATTTGTTGGTTTATCCATTCGTTTTATGTGTGGaatctgaaatattttatatggAGAACATATAGAGGccctttaattaatattttgacctATACTTTAACATTCATATCTGCTGGTTTTTTGTTACATACTGCCATTTTATCATGGATCCATAGACCTGTACTATTTAATCCCTACTTTTGTGTATGTGTATTTGTGTATTTTGGTTTACactgtgtgtatttattatcaCTGCTGCCTAATTCTCAAGGTGGAATCAAAGTGCAATTGCATAGTCATAACTTAAACATTAATACATTAGAAGAGGAATCTGAAGAATCATTATTAGGAAGCTCAAGGACAAATTATGGTGCCATTACACGTGATCATAATCTGTTAGTTGGAGAAGATAACAAATCATGGATTTCTAGAATAACCTTCAACTGGGTAAATCCATTGATGTTGAAAGGATCAAAACATGACATATATACAGCTGATGATCTCTTTAAGTTACCGCACAGATTAAATACTAAtgatattgagaaaaaaattagtttGAAGTTAGATGCCACATCTAATTCTATAAACCAAGAAGAGAAGGAGAGAAATACTAATGGAAATCTTTTAGGAAATGATTCTGGAATTCCTGACGTAAAAATTAAGTCTAAATCAGCAGAAAGAACGTTGTTAAAAGCCCTTAACAGTATATTTGGATGGGAATACTACTCTTTAGGACTTCTGAAACTGACCGCTGATCTTGCTGGATTTGCTGGTCCTATCTTGCTCAATCTCCTTGTGTCATATGTAGAAAACAAAAATGAGCCCGAATTGCATGGTGTTTATTATGCATTGGGACTCCTGCTTTCAACATTTATTGGGTCTATCTGTTCAACTCAGTTTGATTACAACATGCAAGTAGTTGGACTCAAAATCAGATGCTCAATAATCACAACAGTGTACAGGAAAGCTCTCCGAGTCAGCAGTGTGTCATCATCAAAATTCTGTACAGGGGAGATAGTCAACTTTATGAGTACAGACACTGACCGGGTTGTGAATTTCTGTCCCAGTTTCCATGCATTTTGGAGCCTCCCATTCCAAGTGGGGGTATCCCTGTATTTGTTACACATGCAGGTTGGTTTGGCATTTCTAGCTGGTTTAGGATTTGCCATTCTCTTAATTCCTATCAATAAATGGCTGGCCAGCAAAATTGGACAACTAAGTACAGAGATGATGCTCCAAAAGGACTCAAGAGTTAAG CTAATGACAGAAATTCTAAGAGGAATTCGTGTGGTCAAACTTTATGCATGGGAGGATACATTTCAAACTAAAATTGAGAAGCTTCGTAGTGCTGAGCTGAAGAGTTTAAAGGGAAGGAAGTATCTGGATGCAATGTGTGTTTATTTCTGGGCCACGACACCAGTCCTTATTTCAATTCTGACCTTCACTACCTACTCACTCCTGGGAAACACACTGACTGCTGCAAAG GTGTTCACCAGTTTGTCCCTGTTCCTGATGTTGATCAGCCCCCTCAATGCCTTCCCCTGGGTCCTGAACGGGCTGATGGAGGCCTGGGTCTCCCTCAAGAGACTCCAGTCCTTTGTGTCCCTCTCAGAGGTTGATCTCAGTTCATACTACTCTCAAGATG ATAATTATCGTGGTAAAAAAGTACTGTCCATCAGAAATGGAACTTTTTCATGGGAGGAAGAACCGAACACAATGCAGTCAGTCAATAGCATAGAAAGCCGGAATGATAACCAAGATGAAGAATCTAAAGGAGCTCtgcttttgaaaaatattaatcttCAGGTTGAAAAG GGTCAGTTTATTGGAGTAGTAGGAAAGGTGGGTTCTGGGAAAAGCTCCTTGCTAAATGCCATCCTTGCAGAAATGCAGCGAATAGGAGGTCAGATCTGGATCCGGAATCTAGAGGAGGGCTTTGCCCTGGTCAGCCAGGAGTCCTGGATACAGCAGTGTACCATCAGGGACAACATTCTGTTTGGAAAGCCGTGTGATTACAGGAGGTATGAAAAGGTACTGGAGGCTTCAACGCTCGCTGACGATCTAAAG GTCTTTTCTGCTGGAGATAAAACAATGGTTGGTGAGAATGGTGTGACCTTAAGTGGTGGACAAAAAGCCAGAGTGGCCTTGGCAAGGGCACTGTACCAG GATAAAGATGTATATTTACTGGACGACCCCCTTGCAGCCGTAGATGCTTATGTTGCTCAACAGTTGTATGACAAATGCATCATGGGTATGCTGCGAAGGAAGACCAGAATACTTTGCACTCATCATATCAAATTCCTGGCAGCAGCTGATGTCGTTGTTGTAATGGAGGATGGTAGAATTTCCATGATTG GAAGTCCTTCTGATGTACTGGATGAAGACTTTCTGACAGAAAACAAAGTGACTGATCAGGTTACAGAGGAAAGTGTGGGAGCTAGCGATGTGACAGAAGAGGAGATGGAAGATGAGCAGGTGGAGGAAGAAGGCATGGAGAAGGGAGTTCTCAGTCTGTCAGTCTACAAAGCGTACTGGTCAGCGGTAGGAGTGTGTCTGGCACCCAGCGTACTGACTGCTCTGTTTCTCATGCAAG CATCCAGAAATGTGAATGACTGGTGGTTGTCTTACTGGGTGTCTCACTCTCACGGAGCCAGTAACAGCAGCGCCAATCACACGGG AAACACTACGGATGCTGATGACATCCAGTTCTACCTGACAGTGTATGGGGCTCTGGCGGGGGCTAACTCTCTCTTCACGCTGATGAGAGCTTTCCTATTCGCTTATGGAGGGATCTGTGCTGCACAGTATCTGCATACAAAACTTCTGTCTGTGATATTAAAG GCTCCAGTGTCTTTTTTCGACACTAATCCAATGGGCAGAATCATCAACAGGTTTTCTTCAGACCTTTATACAATTGATGATTCCTTGCCGTTCATATTAAACATATTCCTGGCGCAGCTGTTTGGAATTCTGGGTACAGTTGTTGTCATCTGTTATGGACTACCATGGTTCACTCTTCTTCTCCTGCCTCTGGGAGTTGTATATTATAAAATTCag CATTACTACCGACACACCTCTAGGGAAGTGAAGAGGATTTCCAGTGTTTCTCTGTCCCCGGTGTATGCACATTTCTCAGAGACTGTCACTGGACTGACTACTATCAGAGCATTCAGAGAGAATGACAG GTTTAGAAAAGAGAATCTGGAGAAGTTGGATTTGAACCTGAGAGCACAGTACAGTGGGCAAGCGGTGGCAAGCTGGTTAGGCTTTCGACTTCAGATGATGGGTGTTGTCATGGTGACAGGAATTGCATTTATATCTGTTCTTCAGCACCAGTTTCAGGCTGTTAATGCAG GTCTGGTTGGTTTGGCACTGTCCTATGCATTGTCAGTGACCAGTCTACTTAGTGGAGTTGTGAGTTCATTCACGGAGACTGAGAAACAGCTGGTCAGTGTAGAGAGGGCCCAGCAGTACCTCAACATTCCCTCGGAAAACCTGCAGGGCTCACTCCTG gTCTCACCATTTTGGCCAACCATTGGTGTAGTTTCCTTTAGAAATGTGTACCTGAGATACAGGAGGGACCTATCAGATGCCCTGTGTGGGGTGACATTCTGCACCCAGCCCAGGGAGAAAGTGGGCATTGTTGGCAGGACTGGGTCGGGCAAGTCCAGTCTTTTCCTGGCTCTGTTCCGTATTGTAGAGATACATCAGGGGGATATCAAAGTGGATGGAAACTGCATCAAGTATCTTGACCTTAAGGATATCAG GAGTCGCTTTGCTGTTATTCCACAAGACCCATTCCTCTTTAGTGGGTCAGTGAGAGAAAACTTGGACCCTGCCAGTGTTTATGGAGATGAGGAAATCTGGAACTCTCTAGGTAGATGTCATCTTGTGTCAGCTGTGGAGAAACTGGGCGGACTGGAGGCTGACGTGGGGGAGAGGGGCAAAATGTTTTCTGTGGGACAGAAACAGCTGATGTGTTTGGCAAGGGCcatattaacaaaaacaaag atactcTGTATTGATGAAGCTACAGCAAGTGTTGATATGAAAACAGATGCCTTGATTCAGGATACAATACGAGAGGAATTCAAGGACAGCACAGTGCTTACAATAGCACATCGCCTGGACACCATCATGGACAGTGATCGCGTGCTGGTCATGAAGGAGGGAAAAGTGGCCGAGTTCAACTCACCATCAGTGCTGCTAAAGGATTCACACTCTCTCTTCTCTAAACTGGTGTCTGGTAAAAATTGA